The following coding sequences are from one Apodemus sylvaticus chromosome X, mApoSyl1.1, whole genome shotgun sequence window:
- the Gpr174 gene encoding probable G-protein coupled receptor 174: protein MTDNFTCNKTDGDNTDFRYFIYAVTYTVILVPGLIGNILALWVFYGYMKETKRAVVFMINLAIADLLQILSLPLRIFYYLNHDWPFGPGLCMFCFYLKYVNMYASIYFLVCISVRRFWFLMYPFRFNDCKQKYDLYISIVGWLIICLACLLFPLLRTNDDTPENRTKCFVDLPIRNVNLAQSVAMITIGEVVGFVTPLMIVLYCTWKTALSLQNKYPISQHLGEKKKALKMILTCAGVFLICFAPYHFSFPLDFLVKSNEIKSCLARRVILIFHSVALCLASLNSCLDPVIYYFTTNEFRRRLSRQELPDNIQLHTKSYKIVSNHVTSTTTAELC from the coding sequence ATGACTGATAATTTTACATGTAACAAGACAGATGGAGACAATACAGATTTCCGGTACTTCATTTATGCAGTGACATACACTGTTATTCTTGTGCCAGGTCTCATAGGGAACATATTAGCCTTATGGGTATTTTATGGCTATATGAAAGAAACCAAAAGGGCTGTGGTATTTATGATAAACCTAGCCATTGCTGACTTATTACAGATTCTCTCTCTGCCACTGAGGATCTTTTACTACTTGAACCATGACTGGCCATTTGGTCCTGGTCTCTGCATGTTTTGTTTCTACCTGAAATATGTTAACATGTATGCCAGCATCTACTTCTTGGTCTGTATCAGTGTGCGAAGATTTTGGTTTCTCATGTACCCCTTTCGTTTCAATGACTGCAAGCAGAAATATGACTTGTACATCAGCATTGTTGGCTGGCTGATCATCTGCCTTGCCTGCCTACTCTTTCCTCTCCTTAGAACCAATGATGATACTCCAGAGAACAGAACTAAATGCTTTGTGGATCTTCCTATCAGGAACGTCAATCTGGCCCAATCCGTTGCCATGATAACTATTGGAGAGGTGGTTGGGTTTGTTACTCCTCTTATGATTGTTTTATACTGCACCTGGAAGACAGCTTTgtcattacaaaataaatatccCATTTCTCAACAtcttggagaaaaaaagaaagccctgAAGATGATTCTCACCTGCGCAGGGGTGTTTCTAATTTGCTTTGCACCTTATCACTTCAGCTTTCCTTTAGATTTCCTGGTTAAGTCCAATGAAATTAAGAGTTGCTTAGCCAGAAGAGTGATTCTAATATTTCATTCTGTGGCCCTGTGTCTGGCAAGTCTGAACTCCTGCCTCGACCCAGTTATATATTATTTCACCACTAATGAGTTCAGAAGACGTCTTTCAAGACAAGAGTTGCCTGATAACATCCAACTCCAtacaaaatcatacaaaattgtGAGTAACCATGTCACTTCCACCACGACAGCTGAACTATGCTAA